Genomic segment of Longimicrobium sp.:
GAGGGCGACGGGATGGAGATCCCGCTACGCCGCGGCCTCGCTTGCCAGGTTCAGCCCGGCCACGCGCGGCAGCACCCCGCGGACCAGGGCGGCCAGGCGGTCGCGGACGCGCGCGCCCACCTCCATCACCTCGTCGTGGCTCAGCACGGCGCCGCCCAGCCCCGCGGCCAGGTTGGTGATGCACGAGATCCCCAGGCACTTCATCCCCATCGCCCGCGCCACCAGCACCTCGGGCACGGTCGACATCCCCACCGCGTCGGCGCCCAGGCGGCCCAGCATGCGGATCTCCGCCGGCGTCTCGTAGCTGGGCCCCAGCAGCGCCGCGTACACCCCCTGGGTGATGGGGATGCCGAGCTCCAGCGCGGCGGCCTCGGCCTCGGCGCGGAAGCCGCGGTCGTACGGGTCCGACATGTCGGGAAAGCGCTGCTCGCCGGGAACCACCTGCCCGGCCAGCGGGTTCTTCCACATCAGGTTGATGTGGTCGGCCATGAGCATCAGGTCGCCCGGCTGCATCCCCGGCCGCAGCCCGCCGGCGGCGTTGGTCAGCAGCATCACCTCCGCGCCCAGCGCGGCGAGGGCGCGCACGGGAAGCGCCACGTCCGCCGGCGACCACCCCTCGTACAGGTGGAAGCGCCCCTGCATGGCCGCCACCTCCACGCCCTCCAGCCGCCCGGCGACCAGGCGCCCCGCGTGCCCGGCCAGCTCCTGCGTCCGCCGCGGGAAGCCGGGGATCTGGTCGAAGGGGATGGCGACCGGGTCCTCGATCTCGTCCGCCAGCCCGCCCAGCCCGCTGCCCAGCACCAGCACGGCGTGCGGCGCGCGGGTGATGCGCTCGCGGAGGAAGTGGACCGTGTCGTGGATGGGG
This window contains:
- a CDS encoding purine-nucleoside phosphorylase — encoded protein: MTHPAPIHDTVHFLRERITRAPHAVLVLGSGLGGLADEIEDPVAIPFDQIPGFPRRTQELAGHAGRLVAGRLEGVEVAAMQGRFHLYEGWSPADVALPVRALAALGAEVMLLTNAAGGLRPGMQPGDLMLMADHINLMWKNPLAGQVVPGEQRFPDMSDPYDRGFRAEAEAAALELGIPITQGVYAALLGPSYETPAEIRMLGRLGADAVGMSTVPEVLVARAMGMKCLGISCITNLAAGLGGAVLSHDEVMEVGARVRDRLAALVRGVLPRVAGLNLASEAAA